From Microthrixaceae bacterium, a single genomic window includes:
- the thrS gene encoding threonine--tRNA ligase, with the protein MADITIKLPDASQRSVPAGTTVLGLAESIGRRLAKDAVIGVVNDTERDLNWVLQDGDEVEIATAGSERGLYTIRHSTTHVMAQAVLELFPGATFAIGPPVEDGFYYDFELPAGPDGRAGTFVPEDLERIEARMREILAQAQPFVRDEIPEDRAREVFAGHRFKLEIIDGQTDDPMSATAAGVVRTYENPPTEPWAEPPFAGYPGFVDLCRGPHVPDTGRFLGHFKLMRVAGAYWRGDERNPMLQRIYGTAWATKADLEAHLHRLEEAAKRDHRKLATELDLLSFPEMLGGGLAVWHPKGAIVRKLMEDYSRTRHQEGGYEFVYTPHIANGRLYETSGHLDFYAEGMYPPMEMDNGRYYPKPMNCPMHNLVYGSRQRSYRELPLRLFELGSVYRYEKSGTLHGLMRIRGFTQDDSHIYCTPEQAHDEIRSLLGFVLSVLRAFGFDDFEANLSTRPPEKSVGTDEGWAAAIDALRAALEAEGLDYEVDEGGGAFYGPKIDVKVKDAIGRSWQLSTIQYDFNMNERFDLTYVGEDGKHHRPIMLHRALFGSVERFFGVLLEHYAGAFPTWLAPVQVRVLPVRDDHDTYAAEVVDELAALGIRADGVDADEKLGNRIRKAKGEKIPYVLVVGDDDVAARTVGVNPRGGEVERGVSLDVFAQRIVDEVDDQVHLAR; encoded by the coding sequence ATGGCCGACATCACGATCAAGCTGCCCGACGCGTCGCAACGTTCGGTTCCAGCGGGGACAACGGTGCTCGGTCTGGCCGAATCGATCGGACGCCGCCTGGCCAAGGACGCCGTGATCGGCGTGGTGAACGACACCGAACGCGACCTGAACTGGGTGCTCCAAGATGGCGACGAGGTCGAGATCGCTACGGCGGGATCCGAACGAGGGCTCTACACGATTCGCCACTCCACCACCCACGTGATGGCCCAGGCCGTGCTCGAACTGTTCCCCGGTGCCACCTTCGCCATCGGGCCACCGGTCGAAGACGGCTTCTACTACGACTTCGAGCTCCCGGCCGGTCCCGATGGCCGGGCGGGGACGTTCGTTCCCGAAGACCTCGAACGGATCGAAGCTCGTATGCGCGAGATCCTCGCTCAGGCCCAACCATTCGTGCGCGACGAGATCCCCGAGGACAGGGCCCGTGAGGTGTTCGCCGGGCATCGCTTCAAGCTGGAGATCATCGACGGTCAGACCGACGACCCCATGTCGGCCACCGCCGCGGGCGTGGTGCGTACCTATGAGAACCCTCCCACCGAACCGTGGGCCGAGCCGCCCTTCGCCGGCTACCCCGGGTTCGTCGACCTGTGCCGAGGCCCCCACGTCCCCGACACCGGCCGCTTCCTCGGGCACTTCAAGCTGATGCGGGTGGCCGGCGCCTACTGGCGCGGCGATGAACGCAACCCGATGCTCCAACGCATCTACGGCACGGCGTGGGCCACCAAGGCCGATCTCGAGGCCCACCTCCACCGCTTGGAGGAGGCGGCCAAGCGAGACCATCGAAAGCTGGCCACCGAACTCGATCTGTTGAGCTTCCCCGAGATGTTGGGCGGTGGTCTGGCGGTGTGGCACCCCAAGGGTGCCATCGTGCGCAAGCTCATGGAGGACTACAGCCGTACCCGCCACCAAGAGGGCGGCTACGAATTCGTCTACACGCCCCACATCGCCAACGGTCGTCTGTACGAGACGTCGGGTCACCTCGACTTCTACGCCGAGGGCATGTACCCGCCCATGGAGATGGACAACGGGCGCTACTACCCCAAGCCCATGAACTGCCCGATGCACAACCTGGTGTACGGGTCGCGCCAACGCTCCTACCGGGAGCTGCCCCTGCGCCTGTTCGAGCTGGGGTCGGTCTACCGCTACGAGAAGTCCGGCACGCTCCATGGGCTGATGCGCATCCGGGGCTTCACCCAGGACGACAGCCACATCTACTGCACGCCCGAGCAGGCCCACGACGAGATCCGCAGCCTGCTGGGCTTCGTGCTGTCGGTGTTGCGCGCCTTCGGGTTCGACGACTTCGAAGCCAACCTGTCCACCCGACCCCCCGAGAAGTCGGTGGGAACCGATGAGGGGTGGGCCGCGGCCATCGATGCCTTGCGTGCAGCCCTGGAAGCCGAAGGTTTGGACTACGAGGTCGATGAAGGCGGCGGCGCCTTCTACGGACCCAAGATCGACGTCAAGGTCAAGGACGCCATCGGGCGGAGCTGGCAGCTATCCACCATCCAATACGACTTCAACATGAACGAACGCTTCGACCTCACCTATGTGGGGGAGGACGGCAAGCACCATCGGCCGATCATGTTGCACCGCGCCCTGTTCGGGTCGGTGGAGCGATTCTTCGGCGTGTTGCTAGAGCACTACGCCGGTGCCTTCCCGACCTGGTTGGCCCCGGTCCAGGTCCGGGTCCTGCCGGTGCGCGACGACCACGACACCTACGCCGCCGAGGTGGTCGACGAGCTGGCTGCGCTGGGCATCAGAGCCGATGGCGTCGACGCGGACGAGAAGTTGGGCAACCGGATCCGCAAGGCCAAGGGCGAGAAGATCCCCTATGTGCTGGTGGTGGGTGACGACGACGTGGCGGCCCGAACCGTGGGTGTGAACCCGCGCGGCGGTGAGGTGGAGCGAGGGGTTTCCCTCGACGTGTTCGCCCAGCGGATCGTGGACGAGGTGGACGACCAGGTCCACCTGGCTCGGTGA
- a CDS encoding HIT domain-containing protein, producing MPAAGGGPTPALGRLWAGWRTTYITRVSDDDAEVRPDIEGRSLFERILASDLPDRESGVLHRGERCFAVLNAFPYGSGHLMVLPNRAVADLADLDADESAELWSLVHAAVAAIRAAYRPDGVNVGVNLGAGAGAGVPDHLHVHCLPRWSGDTNFMTAVAETRVLPEPLVTSWDKLTSAWPT from the coding sequence GTGCCAGCGGCTGGGGGCGGACCCACCCCCGCACTCGGGCGGCTGTGGGCCGGGTGGCGGACCACCTACATCACCCGGGTCAGCGACGACGACGCCGAGGTGCGGCCCGACATCGAGGGACGCTCGCTGTTCGAACGGATCCTGGCCAGCGATCTGCCCGACCGGGAGTCTGGAGTGCTGCACCGTGGCGAGCGGTGCTTCGCCGTCCTCAATGCCTTCCCCTACGGCTCGGGTCATCTGATGGTGCTGCCCAACCGGGCGGTGGCCGACCTGGCCGACCTAGACGCCGATGAGTCGGCCGAGCTGTGGTCGCTGGTGCACGCCGCGGTGGCGGCCATCCGGGCTGCCTATCGGCCCGATGGGGTGAACGTGGGAGTCAACCTGGGTGCGGGTGCCGGCGCCGGTGTGCCCGACCACCTCCACGTCCACTGCCTGCCCCGCTGGTCGGGTGACACCAACTTCATGACCGCAGTGGCCGAGACCCGGGTCCTGCCCGAACCGCTGGTCACCTCGTGGGACAAGCTGACGTCGGCTTGGCCGACCTGA
- a CDS encoding CDP-alcohol phosphatidyltransferase family protein, with protein sequence MFDGHFRADAERKLKPVGQQLHGTGIRADHLTMLGVAMAFGASVAIGMGALRLGLLLLALTALPDVLDGAVAKASGTASPRGAFFDSVADRFTDALMFMGVAWYLATNHPGRIALLPMAIMALSMLISYERAKAESLGFDARGGLMERAERIIALALGLLFSQFLIPILWVMLAGTALTAVTRFMKVWNQATASVPTLAERSMDRPRTRVRNRQDRRVARSTTRQVRRRTQLRPPR encoded by the coding sequence ATGTTCGACGGTCACTTCCGTGCCGACGCCGAACGCAAGCTCAAGCCAGTCGGCCAGCAACTTCACGGCACCGGCATACGCGCCGACCACCTGACGATGCTCGGCGTGGCCATGGCTTTCGGGGCATCGGTGGCCATAGGCATGGGCGCTCTTCGCCTCGGGCTGCTGCTACTAGCTCTTACCGCCCTGCCCGATGTGCTCGATGGCGCGGTGGCCAAGGCGTCGGGTACCGCCTCGCCTCGGGGTGCGTTCTTCGATTCCGTGGCAGACCGCTTCACCGACGCACTCATGTTCATGGGTGTGGCCTGGTACCTGGCTACGAACCACCCGGGACGGATCGCCCTGCTGCCCATGGCGATCATGGCGCTGTCGATGCTGATCTCCTACGAGCGGGCCAAGGCAGAATCCCTAGGCTTCGATGCCAGAGGCGGGCTCATGGAGCGGGCCGAGCGGATCATCGCCCTGGCTCTCGGTCTGTTGTTCAGCCAGTTCCTGATCCCGATCCTGTGGGTGATGCTGGCCGGCACCGCGCTCACCGCCGTCACCCGGTTCATGAAGGTGTGGAACCAGGCCACGGCATCGGTCCCCACCCTGGCCGAACGCTCAATGGACCGCCCGCGAACCCGTGTACGCAACCGACAGGATCGTCGAGTGGCACGCTCCACCACCCGCCAGGTGCGGCGCCGCACCCAACTTCGCCCGCCTCGCTGA